Proteins encoded by one window of Teretinema zuelzerae:
- a CDS encoding ClC family H(+)/Cl(-) exchange transporter: MDKDGTAHTLRHWYSFRFKLVIEGVLIGLACGLIVSAYRYALEQAFHLLGLVRETIIGKPESVVVWIGALILCGLVIGELVKRNPLISGSGIPQIEGFLSGRLEMSWWRILLAKFAGGVLAIGSGLSLGREGPSVQLGAAVGLGFSRVAGRTRVEERFLVTGGAGAGLAAAFNAPLAGVVFALEELHKNFSPFVLITALSSALTASYVSGFFFGLKPVFSFPQLAALPAEHYVFVLLLGLALGLLGVLFNSSLFKSQDLYARTGLSPRFRSFIPLALSVPFLFYLPEVLGGGHELVVELIGSSFAPVFLFVLLAGKFVFTMICYGSGAPGGIFLPLLSLGALAGALWARVIAVPAGVDPAFLDNFIIFGMAGLFSAIVRAPITGIILITEMTGSFQHLLSISLVSITAYVSADLMRSPPVYEALLERLLRFRGSCREEGFKPHEKTVFELAVSPGSGLDGVRIQDVAWPEHSLIVAVRRGQSEIIPHGETGIEAGDYLVMLTDCFHLGSVNEACAALLEPSG, translated from the coding sequence ATGGATAAGGACGGAACAGCGCATACCCTGCGGCATTGGTACAGTTTCAGGTTCAAGTTGGTGATCGAAGGAGTGTTGATAGGTCTTGCGTGCGGCCTCATCGTTTCAGCCTACCGGTACGCGCTTGAACAGGCCTTTCATCTCTTGGGTCTGGTCAGAGAGACGATTATCGGGAAGCCCGAGTCGGTCGTCGTCTGGATAGGAGCGCTCATCCTCTGCGGCCTCGTCATCGGAGAGCTGGTGAAGCGCAATCCCCTCATATCCGGAAGCGGCATCCCCCAGATCGAAGGTTTTTTATCGGGACGCCTGGAAATGAGCTGGTGGCGCATACTTTTAGCGAAATTCGCAGGCGGCGTGCTGGCAATCGGTTCGGGCCTTTCCCTCGGACGCGAAGGACCCTCCGTCCAGCTGGGCGCCGCGGTCGGCCTCGGATTCAGCCGCGTAGCCGGACGAACCCGCGTCGAGGAGCGCTTCCTCGTAACCGGAGGAGCGGGCGCCGGCCTGGCCGCCGCCTTCAACGCGCCGCTCGCCGGCGTCGTCTTCGCGCTCGAGGAGCTTCATAAAAACTTTTCTCCCTTCGTCCTGATCACGGCGCTTTCCTCGGCTTTGACGGCGAGCTACGTCTCGGGCTTTTTCTTCGGCCTCAAACCGGTGTTTTCCTTTCCCCAGTTGGCGGCGCTTCCGGCCGAACACTACGTTTTCGTGCTTTTATTGGGCCTCGCTCTCGGACTTCTCGGCGTTCTGTTCAACAGTTCGCTGTTCAAGAGCCAGGATCTCTACGCTCGAACGGGCCTCTCTCCGCGGTTCCGCTCCTTCATCCCGCTCGCCCTTTCGGTTCCCTTCCTGTTTTATCTGCCGGAAGTTCTCGGCGGAGGCCATGAACTCGTCGTGGAATTGATCGGTAGCTCGTTCGCTCCGGTCTTTCTCTTCGTCCTGCTCGCCGGCAAGTTCGTCTTTACGATGATCTGCTACGGCTCAGGCGCTCCCGGAGGCATCTTCCTTCCGCTGTTGTCTCTCGGCGCGCTGGCCGGAGCCCTGTGGGCCCGCGTAATCGCGGTTCCCGCGGGAGTCGATCCCGCGTTCCTGGATAACTTCATCATTTTCGGGATGGCCGGCTTGTTTTCCGCCATCGTGCGCGCTCCGATCACCGGCATCATACTCATCACCGAGATGACCGGCTCCTTCCAGCATTTGCTCTCCATCTCTCTGGTGAGCATAACCGCCTACGTGAGCGCGGACCTGATGCGCTCCCCGCCCGTCTACGAAGCCTTGCTCGAACGCCTTTTGCGCTTCCGCGGATCGTGCCGGGAGGAGGGCTTCAAGCCGCATGAGAAAACCGTATTCGAACTCGCGGTGTCGCCCGGCTCGGGGCTCGACGGGGTGCGGATCCAGGACGTAGCCTGGCCTGAGCACTCCCTGATAGTGGCGGTTCGCCGCGGCCAAAGCGAAATCATCCCCCACGGAGAAACCGGAATCGAAGCCGGAGATTATCTGGTGATGCTCACCGACTGCTTCCATCTCGGCTCGGTGAACGAGGCCTGCGCCGCCCTTCTCGAACCTTCGGGCTGA
- a CDS encoding GNAT family N-acetyltransferase — MDIRPLGADSTNAVLHLFNTVIRDMKQKGIDQWDDIYPSKELLRNDILAGSAWGCFEGETLAGYLAIDADEPKEYAALPWEWGIDNHLMIHRICIHPLKRQNGYSQALLAAVEKWAAETGCKAIRLDTHMTNKVAQYTFEKNGYAFRGTVEFRKGTFFCYEKEL; from the coding sequence ATGGACATCAGACCTCTGGGCGCAGACTCGACAAATGCGGTTCTCCACCTTTTTAATACTGTAATTCGCGACATGAAGCAAAAGGGAATCGACCAGTGGGACGATATCTACCCTTCAAAGGAACTTCTGAGAAACGACATTCTCGCGGGTTCCGCCTGGGGCTGTTTCGAGGGAGAAACCCTTGCCGGATACCTTGCCATCGATGCCGACGAACCGAAAGAATACGCGGCGCTCCCCTGGGAATGGGGAATAGACAATCATCTGATGATCCACCGGATCTGCATACATCCGCTCAAACGCCAGAACGGATACTCGCAGGCCCTCCTCGCCGCCGTAGAAAAATGGGCGGCGGAAACGGGCTGCAAGGCGATCAGGCTGGACACCCACATGACGAACAAGGTTGCCCAATACACATTCGAAAAAAACGGCTACGCGTTTCGGGGAACGGTCGAATTCCGCAAGGGCACTTTTTTCTGTTACGAAAAAGAACTCTAA
- a CDS encoding substrate-binding domain-containing protein codes for MKLHFAGSRTVTSILHILCAAAALLLSAYLFPAPLPTLAGILLFAGNALGFLLTRSQGKRQERLLEDTTGTVKEMARQIAHGVSSFASGDMRYRLTMPGKPCLTEEGEAVAKRLRTGIDDFNSMTESPPKRICFVGANSYQEGRAAGENIARMLSGKGKIAYIIPMYTQVNHVLRMKGCRDYLAEYAPGIQNEGIFESRGNPPTAAEIALKACSETPDLSVIFITDGHTPSAVAEALAERKCRVQLVIFDATETNIGLLKQGKIASLIEQNPYGQAWNALVHLYNACEASWKPTTRKLFMDPIYIDKANYATYWDDGRNRRIMKEDERSQLAVPAPNRSGKKYRFGIIMPQKTGFFAALVEGAEAAASKLSEYGVEVELVDAYHAQEDFGSAGLYCPIIQSFIDRKFDGFMTSIIDPQVMKCVNKAVESGLKATTFSTEPSSFREIILTLMDNAEGLMGASQNLASAAEESARANIQIGLSISGIRDDMDEQQSSVSDTENRLEQLNRTMETMKASLDSYTELVRKMSAESTGGAEEMDAAVRESGELRTAIASIEHALVSFSEKLGSVKDFAGVIEGLAESTNVLAINASIQAARAGTAGKSFAVVAGEIRSLSANSRTAAENIRATVNDITGSMDEILEVSTGGSKLVDRNLAKTRGAQQTFSSITQGLRGSAESIQTIGESASEVAANGKTVKENLDAIATATGSTAERIQEISIAIAQLERQGSSLSETANSLLDMAANQKVAFSQLSVKDTEKAPGRSTR; via the coding sequence ATGAAACTGCACTTCGCCGGATCGAGAACCGTAACATCCATACTACACATTCTGTGCGCGGCGGCGGCTCTGCTGCTGTCGGCTTACCTTTTCCCCGCTCCCCTCCCGACCCTCGCGGGCATACTGCTTTTCGCGGGAAACGCGCTTGGCTTTTTGCTTACGCGCTCGCAGGGCAAACGCCAGGAGCGATTGCTCGAGGACACGACCGGCACGGTCAAGGAGATGGCGAGGCAGATCGCCCACGGCGTTTCGTCGTTCGCCTCCGGCGACATGAGATACCGCCTGACGATGCCGGGAAAGCCCTGCCTGACGGAAGAAGGAGAAGCCGTCGCTAAGAGGCTGCGGACAGGAATCGACGATTTCAACAGCATGACCGAGAGCCCTCCCAAGCGGATTTGCTTTGTCGGAGCGAACTCGTACCAGGAAGGCCGCGCAGCCGGCGAGAACATCGCCCGCATGCTTTCCGGAAAAGGCAAGATAGCCTATATAATTCCGATGTATACCCAGGTAAACCATGTGCTGCGCATGAAGGGCTGCAGGGATTACCTCGCCGAATACGCCCCCGGCATACAGAACGAGGGCATTTTCGAATCGCGGGGAAATCCGCCGACGGCCGCCGAAATCGCGCTTAAGGCCTGCTCCGAAACCCCCGACTTGAGCGTCATATTCATAACCGACGGACACACGCCTTCGGCCGTAGCGGAAGCGTTGGCGGAACGGAAATGCCGCGTTCAGCTGGTAATCTTCGACGCGACCGAAACCAACATCGGCCTTTTGAAACAAGGGAAGATCGCGTCCCTCATCGAACAGAACCCCTACGGTCAGGCCTGGAACGCCCTTGTGCACCTCTACAACGCCTGCGAAGCTTCGTGGAAGCCGACCACGAGAAAGCTCTTCATGGATCCCATCTACATCGACAAAGCGAACTACGCAACCTACTGGGACGACGGCAGGAACCGCCGGATCATGAAGGAAGACGAGCGGTCTCAGCTGGCCGTTCCCGCGCCGAACAGATCGGGAAAGAAATACCGCTTCGGAATCATCATGCCCCAGAAAACGGGCTTCTTCGCCGCCCTGGTCGAAGGCGCGGAGGCGGCCGCTTCCAAACTGTCGGAATACGGGGTCGAGGTCGAACTTGTCGACGCCTATCACGCGCAGGAGGACTTCGGCAGCGCCGGTCTGTACTGCCCCATCATCCAATCATTCATAGACCGGAAATTCGACGGTTTCATGACGAGCATCATCGATCCGCAGGTTATGAAATGCGTGAACAAGGCTGTCGAGAGCGGACTCAAGGCGACGACGTTCAGCACCGAGCCTTCAAGCTTCCGGGAAATAATTCTCACCCTCATGGACAACGCGGAAGGCCTCATGGGCGCGAGCCAAAACCTCGCGTCGGCCGCTGAGGAATCGGCCCGGGCGAATATCCAGATAGGCTTGTCGATTTCGGGAATCCGGGACGACATGGACGAGCAGCAAAGCAGCGTATCTGATACGGAAAACCGGCTGGAACAGCTGAACCGCACGATGGAAACGATGAAGGCCTCGCTCGATTCGTATACCGAGCTCGTGCGGAAAATGAGCGCGGAGTCCACCGGAGGCGCGGAAGAAATGGACGCGGCGGTAAGGGAAAGCGGAGAGCTGAGAACGGCGATCGCTTCGATCGAGCATGCGCTCGTCTCCTTCTCGGAAAAACTGGGCTCGGTGAAGGATTTCGCCGGAGTGATCGAAGGTTTGGCGGAAAGCACGAACGTGTTGGCGATTAACGCCTCGATACAGGCGGCCCGCGCGGGAACGGCGGGAAAATCGTTCGCGGTGGTCGCCGGGGAAATTCGCAGTCTTTCGGCGAATTCCCGAACCGCGGCGGAAAATATCCGCGCGACGGTGAATGACATAACCGGTTCTATGGATGAAATTCTTGAGGTAAGCACGGGAGGCAGCAAGCTGGTAGACCGAAATCTGGCGAAAACCAGGGGCGCCCAGCAAACCTTTTCTTCTATCACGCAGGGACTGCGGGGTTCGGCTGAAAGCATTCAGACTATCGGAGAATCCGCGTCCGAGGTTGCCGCTAACGGCAAAACGGTCAAAGAAAACCTTGACGCGATAGCCACGGCTACGGGAAGCACCGCCGAACGCATCCAGGAAATATCGATCGCCATCGCCCAGCTTGAACGGCAGGGAAGCAGTCTTTCGGAAACCGCCAACTCGCTTCTGGACATGGCGGCGAATCAGAAGGTAGCCTTCTCGCAGCTTTCGGTGAAAGACACGGAGAAGGCCCCCGGACGTAGCACTCGCTAG
- a CDS encoding ABC transporter permease encodes MSGEIQTDGATVPAAPKSPAGAQLEAQERAQAAELEQARDRAANSPGRERWRRFRANRRGWISLWIFSVLFLLSLGADFLANEVPLLVVYEGSVYFPLVRDYPETVFGGEFPIKTDYRDPYIADLIGEKGFMLWPLVRFRYNTINYDLPGPAPSGPTWTNPLGTDDQGRDVLAVVIYGFRISVLFGLTLTLLSSLVGIAAGALQGYYGGWVDLAGQRFMEVWSGMPTLFILIILSSVVQPNFWWLLLINLLFGWMGLVGVVRAEFLRTRNYEYVLAARALGLRDSRIIFRHILPNALVATLTFLPFILCGSITTLTSLDFLGFGLPPGSPSLGGLLAQGKDNLHAPWLGITAFAVLAGTLSLLVFIGEAVRDALDPRRAV; translated from the coding sequence ATGAGCGGCGAAATTCAAACAGACGGCGCAACCGTCCCGGCCGCGCCGAAAAGCCCGGCCGGCGCACAGCTTGAAGCGCAGGAGCGGGCCCAGGCGGCAGAGCTGGAGCAGGCGCGCGACCGCGCGGCGAACAGTCCCGGCCGCGAGCGTTGGAGGAGATTCCGCGCGAACCGCCGCGGCTGGATTTCCCTGTGGATTTTTTCCGTGCTTTTCCTGCTCAGCCTCGGGGCCGACTTCCTCGCGAACGAGGTTCCCCTGTTGGTGGTGTACGAGGGGAGTGTGTATTTCCCGCTCGTCCGGGATTATCCGGAGACGGTGTTCGGCGGGGAGTTCCCCATCAAGACCGATTACCGCGACCCGTACATCGCGGATCTCATCGGGGAAAAGGGCTTTATGCTGTGGCCCCTGGTGCGCTTCCGCTATAACACGATCAACTACGACCTTCCCGGCCCAGCGCCTTCCGGCCCGACCTGGACGAATCCCCTCGGGACAGACGATCAGGGCAGGGACGTGCTCGCTGTCGTGATTTACGGATTCCGCATTTCAGTGCTCTTCGGCCTGACCCTCACCCTGCTTTCCTCCCTGGTCGGCATCGCGGCGGGAGCCCTTCAGGGCTACTACGGCGGCTGGGTCGATCTCGCCGGCCAGCGCTTCATGGAGGTGTGGTCCGGCATGCCGACCCTCTTCATTCTGATAATTCTTTCCAGCGTCGTGCAGCCCAATTTCTGGTGGCTCCTGCTGATCAATCTGCTGTTCGGCTGGATGGGCCTCGTCGGCGTGGTGCGCGCGGAGTTCCTGCGCACCCGGAACTACGAGTACGTGCTCGCCGCCCGCGCGCTGGGTTTGCGGGATTCGCGGATCATCTTTCGCCATATTCTGCCGAACGCCCTTGTGGCGACGCTCACCTTTCTGCCGTTCATCCTGTGCGGCTCCATTACGACTCTCACCTCCCTGGACTTTCTCGGCTTCGGCCTTCCTCCCGGCTCTCCGTCCCTCGGCGGACTTCTGGCTCAGGGGAAGGACAATCTGCACGCTCCCTGGCTCGGCATCACCGCCTTCGCCGTGCTCGCCGGAACCCTGAGCCTTCTCGTGTTCATCGGAGAAGCGGTACGGGACGCGCTCGATCCCCGGAGGGCTGTATGA
- the tpx gene encoding thiol peroxidase, translating into MAHITLGGSRIETIGNLPAVGSAAPDFLLTKEDLSDATLASFAGKKKILNIVPSLDTGVCAASARRFDAEIASMGDAVLLTVSNDLPFAMARFCKAENLSNIISLSQLRNRSFGKDWGAEITTGPLAGLLSRAVVVLDANNTVVYTEQVPEIKQEPDYKAALEAVRKA; encoded by the coding sequence ATGGCTCACATTACCCTTGGGGGTTCGCGTATAGAGACTATCGGAAATCTGCCTGCGGTCGGCTCCGCGGCTCCGGATTTTCTGCTTACCAAAGAAGATTTATCGGATGCGACTCTCGCCTCGTTCGCGGGGAAAAAGAAGATACTGAACATCGTGCCCAGCCTCGATACCGGCGTATGCGCGGCGAGCGCGCGGCGCTTCGACGCCGAGATCGCATCCATGGGAGACGCGGTTCTCCTGACCGTTTCGAACGATCTTCCGTTCGCGATGGCCCGCTTCTGCAAGGCGGAAAACCTTTCGAACATTATTTCGCTTTCTCAGCTCCGCAACCGCTCGTTCGGAAAAGACTGGGGGGCGGAAATAACCACCGGCCCGCTTGCCGGCCTTCTGTCCCGGGCCGTCGTGGTTCTGGACGCGAACAACACGGTCGTGTACACGGAACAGGTTCCCGAGATCAAGCAGGAACCCGATTATAAAGCGGCCCTTGAAGCGGTCAGGAAGGCCTAG
- a CDS encoding microcin C ABC transporter permease YejB, with product MTRYILKRLLLIIPTLWAIITVNFFIVQIAPGGPVDQALAAMSGLGPGGATERLTGQGRSETGGSALSPAGSNPADGRSGYRGGRGLDPEVVEAIKVQYGFDKPILVRYFQMLKQYALFDFGDSLFRGESVLGLIGRCLPVSVSLGLWSTLIIYLVSIPLGIRKAVRHGSRFDVWTSTAVILGNMIPTFLFAVLLIVLFAGGSFLKIFPLRGLVSADFATLSLGGKILDYASHIFLPVFVMTIGGFATLTMLTKNSFLDEIHKQYVTTARAKGLGERAILRDHVFRNAMLLVIAGFPATFISMFFTGSVLIEVIFSLNGLGLLGFEATMQRDYPVMFGTLYIFTLMGLVLSLVSDITYTLVDPRIDFERRSA from the coding sequence ATGACCCGGTACATACTGAAACGGCTGCTGCTTATTATTCCGACCCTTTGGGCCATCATCACGGTGAATTTTTTCATTGTGCAGATAGCGCCCGGCGGTCCGGTGGACCAGGCTTTGGCGGCGATGAGCGGCCTCGGCCCCGGCGGAGCCACCGAACGGCTCACCGGGCAGGGGCGGAGCGAAACCGGCGGCTCCGCTCTGTCTCCTGCCGGATCGAACCCGGCGGACGGGCGGTCCGGCTATCGCGGCGGCCGCGGGCTCGATCCGGAGGTAGTCGAGGCGATCAAGGTACAGTACGGCTTCGACAAGCCGATTCTGGTCCGGTACTTTCAAATGCTCAAACAGTACGCCCTCTTCGATTTCGGGGACAGCCTTTTCCGGGGTGAGAGCGTTCTGGGCTTGATCGGCCGATGCCTGCCGGTTTCGGTCTCTCTCGGGTTGTGGAGCACCCTCATCATTTATCTGGTTTCGATTCCGCTCGGCATCCGCAAGGCGGTGAGGCACGGCAGCCGCTTTGACGTGTGGACGAGCACCGCCGTCATCCTGGGGAACATGATTCCCACCTTTTTGTTCGCCGTCCTCCTCATCGTTCTGTTCGCGGGCGGGAGCTTTTTGAAGATATTCCCCCTTCGCGGCCTCGTGTCCGCCGATTTCGCGACTCTCAGCCTCGGCGGAAAGATCCTCGACTACGCGAGCCATATTTTCCTCCCCGTTTTCGTGATGACGATCGGCGGTTTCGCGACGCTCACCATGCTGACCAAGAATTCTTTTCTGGACGAAATACACAAGCAGTATGTTACGACGGCTCGGGCGAAGGGCTTAGGCGAGCGTGCCATTCTCAGGGACCATGTGTTCAGAAACGCCATGCTTCTGGTGATAGCGGGGTTTCCTGCGACCTTCATCAGCATGTTTTTCACCGGTTCCGTTCTGATCGAAGTAATCTTCTCGCTCAACGGCCTCGGACTTCTCGGCTTCGAGGCGACCATGCAGCGGGACTATCCGGTCATGTTCGGCACCCTCTATATCTTTACCCTGATGGGTCTCGTTCTCTCTCTTGTGAGCGACATCACCTATACCCTCGTCGATCCCCGCATCGACTTTGAACGGAGGTCTGCATGA
- a CDS encoding rhodanese-like domain-containing protein has protein sequence MKQTTVLIAAALLFLGTAGAQTARSEKIRADDAKRLLETNKATVLADVRTQEEYDAGRIPGAILLPFDQITAASAAKALPDKNAPVIVYCRTGRRSAVAAKTLTDLGYRTVYDMGGINQWKGKLER, from the coding sequence ATGAAACAGACGACTGTATTAATCGCCGCCGCCCTGCTGTTTCTCGGAACAGCCGGAGCCCAGACGGCGCGAAGCGAAAAAATCCGCGCGGACGACGCGAAACGTTTGCTGGAGACGAACAAGGCAACCGTGCTGGCGGACGTGCGCACGCAGGAAGAATACGACGCGGGGAGAATCCCCGGCGCGATACTTCTTCCCTTTGATCAGATAACCGCCGCCTCCGCCGCGAAGGCCCTGCCGGATAAGAACGCGCCCGTCATCGTCTACTGCAGAACCGGCAGGCGATCGGCCGTCGCCGCGAAAACTCTCACCGATTTGGGATACCGCACAGTCTACGACATGGGCGGAATCAACCAATGGAAGGGAAAACTGGAACGATAG
- a CDS encoding endonuclease/exonuclease/phosphatase family protein — translation MTEDAHIGFFNAENFSLLLDRSYTREELENLDEDVYQGMNPSIYNPNKNRSKIAAIAEMILEQDFDFLGLCEIGGMETLEAFNRIYLEGRYDCFLYEENSTRGIFVGALVKKGRFPGTRAVNVKEDFSRNLLKIELKTRGGTLKIFVVHLKSQHGDDRGLERRLEEVEKLARLVRERKCVVMGDFNGILIRGLHQFEYEKFLELPLCDVLAAAGVPANQRHTHYYFGSGKNFAQLDYIFCTHDIDILDAGVLEDGIPQNRDERFRLPSDHLCIRAVVRVGAPR, via the coding sequence GTGACAGAAGACGCGCATATCGGTTTTTTCAACGCGGAAAATTTCTCCCTCCTCCTCGACCGCTCCTATACCCGGGAGGAGCTGGAAAACCTGGACGAAGACGTCTACCAGGGAATGAATCCTTCCATATACAACCCCAACAAGAACCGCTCCAAAATAGCGGCGATCGCGGAGATGATACTCGAACAGGATTTCGATTTTCTGGGACTCTGCGAAATCGGAGGGATGGAAACCCTGGAAGCCTTCAACCGCATCTATCTTGAAGGCAGGTACGATTGCTTCTTGTATGAAGAAAACTCCACCCGGGGAATCTTCGTCGGCGCGCTGGTTAAAAAAGGGCGGTTTCCCGGAACCCGCGCGGTCAACGTCAAAGAAGACTTTTCCCGGAACCTCCTGAAAATCGAGCTGAAAACCCGCGGAGGAACTCTGAAAATCTTCGTGGTGCATCTGAAAAGCCAGCACGGAGACGACCGGGGGCTCGAGAGGCGGCTGGAAGAGGTCGAGAAACTCGCCCGGCTTGTGAGAGAGCGCAAGTGCGTCGTGATGGGAGACTTCAACGGCATACTGATCCGCGGCCTGCATCAATTCGAATACGAAAAATTCCTGGAGCTCCCCCTCTGCGACGTGCTTGCGGCAGCGGGAGTGCCCGCGAACCAGCGGCATACGCACTATTACTTCGGCTCTGGCAAGAACTTCGCCCAGCTCGATTACATATTCTGCACCCACGACATCGACATTCTCGACGCCGGAGTTCTGGAGGACGGCATCCCCCAAAACAGGGACGAACGATTCCGCCTTCCCTCGGATCACCTGTGCATCCGCGCCGTCGTGCGCGTCGGAGCGCCCCGGTGA
- a CDS encoding ABC transporter ATP-binding protein codes for MTDSMQNGGIAVNAAAPLLEVSSLRIAFKSRDRIREVVYGVDFSISANETLALVGESGSGKTVSAQSILRLLPSASASYPGGKILFRGRDILSAGEDELRSLRGREIGMVFQEPMSSLNPLHTVEQQIGETLFLHRGLSRSQARPVTLQWLDRVGLAEPEKKFRSYPHQLSGGERQRVMIAMALANEPALLIADEPTTALDVTVQAQILDLLLQLQRELGMAMLFITHNLEIVSRVADRVAVMQDGLIVETGPVEKVFTSPEHPYTKRLLSADPEAAGIEGSPAVGDSAQSVGDGAQSVGNSAHLADGAQSHGAAETPDGAAPPTDGTQTPAGAQTTDGAKSVGGGAALAGESSGVPVLEGRGIKVWFPVQKGFLRRSAEWIKAVDGVDAVLYPGETLGIAGESGSGKTTLGKALLKLTASSGEIRLGGIRIDELEGAPLRLLRRRMQIIFQDPFGSLNPRMTVADIIAEGLEAHGMKDRTERDALVCETLREVGLDPEIRFRYPHEYSGGQRQRIAIARALVLKPEVIVLDEPTSSLDRTVQFQVIALLRDIQRKHGLSYIFISHDLKVLRALSHRLMIMKAGRVVEQGLSSEVFANPKDAYTRNLISTAFGLS; via the coding sequence ATGACGGATAGTATGCAAAACGGCGGCATCGCGGTAAACGCGGCCGCACCCCTTCTCGAAGTGTCCTCCCTCCGCATCGCGTTCAAGTCGCGCGACCGGATTCGCGAGGTGGTTTACGGAGTGGATTTTTCGATCAGCGCGAACGAGACGCTTGCCCTCGTAGGCGAATCCGGTTCGGGCAAGACGGTCTCCGCCCAGTCGATTCTGCGTCTTCTTCCGTCTGCATCGGCCTCCTACCCGGGCGGAAAAATCCTTTTCCGGGGCAGGGACATCCTTTCCGCCGGAGAGGACGAGCTCCGTTCCCTGAGAGGCAGAGAAATCGGCATGGTGTTTCAGGAGCCGATGAGCTCCCTGAATCCCCTGCACACGGTCGAACAGCAGATCGGCGAAACCTTGTTTCTGCACCGCGGCCTTTCCCGCTCTCAGGCCCGTCCGGTAACCCTGCAATGGCTCGATCGGGTAGGCCTCGCCGAGCCGGAAAAAAAGTTCCGCTCCTATCCGCACCAGCTTTCCGGCGGCGAGCGGCAGCGCGTCATGATCGCGATGGCCCTGGCGAACGAGCCGGCCCTGCTCATCGCGGACGAGCCGACTACCGCGCTGGACGTTACCGTTCAGGCTCAGATTCTGGACCTTCTGCTCCAGCTCCAGCGGGAACTCGGCATGGCAATGTTGTTTATCACCCACAATCTGGAGATCGTCAGCCGGGTCGCGGACCGGGTTGCCGTCATGCAGGACGGTCTCATCGTGGAAACCGGCCCTGTGGAAAAAGTTTTCACTTCGCCCGAACACCCGTACACGAAGCGCCTCCTTTCCGCCGACCCTGAAGCCGCCGGGATAGAGGGCTCGCCGGCCGTCGGCGACAGCGCGCAATCTGTCGGCGACGGCGCGCAATCTGTCGGCAACTCGGCACATCTCGCCGACGGCGCGCAATCTCACGGTGCTGCGGAAACTCCCGACGGTGCGGCACCTCCCACCGACGGCACGCAAACTCCCGCCGGCGCGCAAACTACCGACGGTGCGAAGTCTGTCGGCGGCGGTGCTGCGCTTGCGGGCGAAAGTTCGGGCGTTCCGGTGCTCGAGGGCCGGGGCATAAAAGTGTGGTTTCCGGTGCAAAAGGGTTTCTTGCGGAGATCGGCCGAATGGATCAAGGCCGTCGACGGGGTGGACGCGGTTCTCTATCCCGGAGAGACTCTCGGCATCGCCGGCGAATCCGGTTCGGGGAAAACAACGCTCGGAAAGGCTCTTCTCAAGCTTACCGCCTCGAGCGGAGAGATCCGCCTCGGAGGCATCAGGATAGACGAGCTTGAAGGCGCGCCCTTACGGCTCCTGCGCCGCCGCATGCAGATCATCTTCCAGGACCCCTTCGGGAGCCTTAATCCGCGCATGACCGTCGCCGACATCATCGCGGAAGGACTTGAAGCCCACGGAATGAAGGACCGCACGGAGCGGGACGCCCTCGTCTGCGAGACTCTCCGCGAGGTCGGGCTCGATCCTGAAATCCGCTTCCGCTATCCCCACGAGTATTCAGGCGGCCAGCGCCAAAGGATCGCGATCGCGCGGGCCCTCGTGCTCAAGCCCGAAGTGATCGTCCTCGACGAGCCGACCTCGTCTCTCGACAGGACCGTCCAGTTCCAGGTTATCGCCCTTCTCCGGGATATCCAGAGAAAGCACGGGCTTTCGTACATTTTCATCAGCCATGATTTGAAGGTGCTTCGCGCGCTCAGCCATCGGCTCATGATCATGAAGGCCGGCAGGGTGGTCGAGCAGGGGCTTTCTTCCGAGGTGTTCGCGAATCCCAAGGACGCGTATACCCGCAATCTTATTTCTACGGCCTTCGGGCTTTCCTGA